CTGTATGATATCTTACTTTGTACTTTCCAGGATTCTTCAGAGCAAGAATGAGAGCTCCATGACCTCCCATGGAATGCCCAAAAATAGACATCCGTTCAGGGTTGGTTGGAAAATTGGCATTTATCAGTTTAGGTAACTGTAAAGGAAGAGAGGGATAAAAACATTAAAGCCATTTTCATATGTTTAGACAGAGAAGCACCCAAGGAACTGACACATTTTAATGCCAGGAAGATGCTGAAACCAGAGGTGCATCTCTGGTTCTACTCTTATATTCACGATAGTGGTCTGAAACCAATTTTGACAGACTGTAAAACCAAAAGGAAACGTTTCATCTACCAGCCATTCCTTCTTCAGCTTCACCAACAATACCACTATAACCCAGCAACAAAGTTACCTCATCTCTTATGTAGGAGTACATCCTATAGTTTGTTTTCCAAGGATCTTCAGTAGCATCCACATAAAAACCAGCACCGGTACCAAAATCCCAGCTTTCATCTTCTCCTTCAATATTGCAGCCACCTACCATGAAAATGGATTCTATTCTATTATGTCACCACTATTAGATGTTCAAAACAAGAGAATCTGTCACTCACGTCAAGAGACCCTGGACATTAGTTTCTTACACAGTATGTCTCTACTCCCCCAACCAGTAAGACAACTCAGATTTTCACTCATTAATATGGTACTTTGAAGCATACACACCTCCCTTTtataatagcaggacaaggggaaatggttttaagtcgaaggagggaagatttaggttggataggGGGAAGTTAGAAGATTTAGGTTGCatgtcaggaggaagttctttactagagagtggtgaggtgctggcacaggctgcccagagaggctgtggatgccccatccctggaggtgttcaaggccaggttggatggggccctgggcagcctggtctgataTTAAATGTGGgtgttggtggccctgcctgtggtgggaggagttggagcttcatgatcctggcctttccaacccaggccattcgGTGATTCTGTACCCTCTTTTCCAAAGTTATACTTTCAAACCAAATTTGCAGAAGTCTCCTTGAAAGTCAGTACACCCCATCTCTAACCCTCCCTTTGATTAGCTGTGATCTTCTAGCCTAGTTTTCAGAACAGAATGGAATATTTCAAGCTATATGTGACATATGCTATAATAACCTCCCCTTCTCAAAGACGTTCCCACTATCTGCAATTCAACATGACGTGGGTTCTTTACCACTGTCAGATTACACTACAAACCTACGTGTAATCCCTGTGACAATCCCTTGTCAATTTGTGCAGGTACTTGTCACCTCATCACAGcatacaaacacatttttgcaAGGATCAAAGCTGAATTTGCTGCAGAGAAGTGCCCTTGAACAATGAGTGATTTTCTGACTTAAGAGTCCAGCAGTGGTAGGGACTGTGGGTACTTGTACAACTTGATGGATATAAAGTTGTATCTTCATCATCGAGTCCAATCACAACCTAACCACAgtaccccaactctaacaaccctctgctaaatcatgagcaccacatccaaatggctcttaaacacatccagggatggcgactcaaccacctccctggggagcctattgcagtgtttaactaccctttctgtaaagaagtgtttcctgatatccaacctaaacttaccctggcacaacttgaggccatttcccctcatcctgccacctgtcaccagtgagaagagaccggccccactctcactgtaagcatctttcaggtattggaagagagcaataaggtctcccctcagcctcctcttccccagactaaacagccccagcttcctcagtctctcctcatagggctgattttccaagcccttcacaagcctcgttgcccttctctggacctgctccagtacctccatgtcctttttgtactgaggtacccaaaactggacacagtactcgaggtgaggcctcaccaatgccaagtacaggcgcaggatgacttccctagttctgctcaccacaccattcctgatagaagccaggatgccattggccttcttggccacctggacacactgctggctcacattcagtcgactgtccatcagcacaccaaggtccctttccatcaggcagctttccagccacacctccccaaccctttagggttgcctggggttgttgtgaccaaaatgcaggacccgacacttggccctattgaaactcatacagtttggCTGGGCCCATCGATCCAGTCTATCTTCTGATACAGCACTCCTGAGACTTGAGCAGAACCTGATAAACACTAAGCATTGCACACTGCGTCCCCACAAGTCTGTATTTCAAGTAACTGCAAATCCACCGTGTAAGTTTCCCATATCACACACAAGCTCAACCTTACACAAATAACAGCACATCGTTTCAAAACGGCCATCCCACCAGCAGTCTACTGCAGGTGCACAGAAGAAAGCCCTGGTTTGCTTTAAACTTTTCTAGAGACCAAAACCCTCTGGAGACATGCACTTAATAGCCTACAGAAGACAGTACACAGTAACAAGTAAATAGGATAGCTTTATGTGATGGTACTTTTTCCACTTTGTGGTGggctttttcatttgtttgggtCCTTAAGTCTCAGCAAGCCACAAAGCACAAGCAACTCTAGTAACACATGCTTCCTGCTTTCcatcttttccctctcctcatCTGTGCTCAGTTCAATGGCCCCTTTGTTCTAGTTTTAGTGCCAACAATTAGAAGAGTTTCAAAGGTAAAACTTTTAGCAGCATGCTATTAAGCAGACAGGTATTAACACCATCTAGGCTGGAACCAGGGCTCGGGGCACAGCATGCTGCTAGCTTAAGGCATGGCAGATAAGCTTAAAGGGTCCTGAGATGTCGGCTGAACACAGTTCTGTGAACAAAGAAAACTACGCAGCCATGTTTTCCACATGTGataaaagaattagaaaagatAGCGGGCTTCATTACAAGGACTGAAGTATCTTCTGTCATTTGTGAAAACTTACGTGGGCTGGTGTCTGGTGCAACTACAATGAGGCcatgctcagctgcagcttgcTGGAAACCTGCTTTTGTTATAaaattctgctctgtgcaagtTAACcctagaagaaaggaaaaaataaatacatttcgCTACATATCGCCCACAGCGTTTCAGTTTCCAAAACCCTTCAGACAGAAAAGGTTCTGAAAAACTGAAGGGATTCCTATAGCCATAAACATGCAGGCCACAGTAGCTTAAATATGCTGAAGGTTATCTATCTGAAGTCATAATTTTACTTACCCGAGAGCCAATACAGCACAGGACACTTCCCAGTTTCTGCTTTCGGAGGCAAGTAGATTCCAAATCTCATTTTGCATTTTAGCTCTGTGCTGTAGCAATAGAACAGTCCTTGTTATCAGCGCTATGCACTTAGCAAGGCTGATAACAtccaaaagagaaagcagaatcaGTGTGTTGCAttcaaaagacagaaatgagaacaCGAATGCCTCCGTGTTCGCCTTCAGTATGAAGTATGAACAGTATGAACTCATCCCTTTTGTCTGTCTGCTCGCAGCACTCTGTAAGCGTGCATAGAAGCAAAATACCCAATAGAGGGAACTGAACTTTGTACAGAAAGCGACAGGACAACTCGAGTAAGAGAGCTCCATCTTAAACGGGAAAAACACTGGTTTCCTATCTCAGgtctgcagcatttcagtacAGTAAACACGTTCAACATTAACAGAGAAATGCAGGAAGGCAGATAAAACTACAGGCAACATCCCCttgctgaaatacagctgtTAGTGAGCACACAGGGCTCGCCCTCACACAGAGCACATGAGCAGCAATGAGATCGATTCTCTGCCCTGATAAACACCTCGGCTGTCTCTGCAACGTTTACCTGTCGTGTTCAAACACCTTCTGGAACCCCTCAAAGCATTTGTTGCTAGAAACCTGCTTCAGTGCCATGGCCTtaactgttaaaagaaaaaggagcaagTTAAACTAGGAAAGGAAAGCCTTCGCCCCTCCCCGGGcctgtctgttttcctttacGAGCCCCGAGGGGCTGGACTTCCTGAAGGAAGCCGCAAGGCCCGCTCCCACAGGCAGCACGCACTCCCTTTGCTCCCTCCATAGCTAAGCCTGAAGGCCCGCAAGGCATCACCGCCATCTCCCCCACTTCCACTCCCTCCGCCCGCGCTCCTTTACCTCAGCGGAGCGGTGAGGCCGAGCGGCGAACGAGAGAAGGAAGGGGCGGCTCCTGGGCTGGCACGGCCTCCCGTTGCTCCGCCTGCAAGGCCGGGGCAAGCCCCTCATGTGGCTCGTGTTGTATTTTCTACCTGCTGGGCTAAACTTGCCCTTAAGCAAATTAACGGCTCTTCATCAGCATTTCTAAAACACTCtccacttttcttccttcccaatctgtgcatgttttgttagttttttttaatgtccttGTCTTATTACCGAGGTATTGCCCAGTTAGTTACTTGATCCAAACTTCAGCCAggctattttctttcctatacaTATAGTCAGCTGTCATTACATACATCTCATTTTGGATGGTATCTGCAGCTGTTTTTAGCTATTTCTCTCTTGGCAGTATAAAACCTGCCTATCTCAGCACTGATGCTGATAAGATTTTGATTTCCTATCCAAGTCTCTTAGATAACCTCCATTCAATTTGTTCCCATTTCAGAGTGATGTATTCAGAAGGATCCAATTGGCAGCCCACTGATGAGCTTACCTGACCTCCCCACATCACCCTGACGTCAGGACTTGATTATTATCTTGCATGtcttttcagacagaaataaCCCCCTAGGCCAATCAcagatcatggaatcacagaatgacctgggttggaagggacctcaaggatcatgaagctccaactcccctgcctggcagggccaccaaacttatacctttactagatcaggttgcccagggccccatccaacctggccttgaacacctccaaggacagggcatccacagcctccctgagcagcctgtagCTTTTTCGCATGTGATCTAATTATCTCCTTGGTTATTCACACCACTGTATTCACATTTGGCTGCCTGCTTTGCCAGGAGATTTGACCAAAATAAATGCATAGGAGAATAACGTGAGGACTGTGTTACACCCCTCCAGAGAGCTGTTTTTGTGGCATTCAGCTGCCATAAAAACAAGTAACAAGACAGATGTAACCATCTCATGTAGCAGTTGTTCATAATTCAGTAATTGATGATAGTAGTGCCACACTTTCTACATTCTCTTAAATGAATATCATCCTATCTGTCATTTTGAAGCAGCATATATGGCTGTTAACGGTATGATTCCTCAGTGTATTTCAAGCTGACTGTATTGACGTAATCTGCTTGGAGTGTTCAGCTTTTCAAGGCAGAAGCTTTACACGGGGAGAAAGGGAATTTATCTGCCACTTCGttattattgatttattttccaaTTTCCCACTCTTTATCACATCCATCCATCTTGCTTTTTGTCTTAAATAGAAGTGAGATCTCCTaaagtttatttccttctcttttcttccttactgTCAAGATTTCACCTCTGTGCAACTTGTGATGTTATTTCACTGCTCTCCCTTCAAGGTGGTTCTTTACCCATGATTTGCCCAAGCTGCTTCTTCTCCACCAAAACCCATTGCAGAGACTGGAGACTACATGCTCTGTGTTGTTTTATCTACTTTCAttacagttttttcttctttgctccaTTTCTTGCTTGTATTGCTTCTTTTTTGCTCATTAAAGACTTAGCAAGGCAGTTCAGTCCATGGGTCTTTTGGCCTTGCTTGCAATGTAATGCAAGTTACAGTGTTGTCAATGCTGTCTCCtctttttgtgttctttgcaaGTCTCCTCATTctataaggaaaacaaaacaaaacaaaacacatccaGTCATTAGTAGGGACCATATTTGATTAAACAGATAAGTATATGGAGGAGTTTCCCTGAACAGTTTTGTCATCTACCTTTCATCAAGTTATatcatctcttctgctttcagagatGATTTCAAGATCAGCAATTGTGTTTTGTCACTCTGTAATGGTATAACTCCCCCACTTCTCTGGAATAAGTGGAATAAGATGCTGGTGTTGTCCCGAGAGAAACTGGGGCAAAAGATACTGGTCTTCTGAATGTCCCCATTCAATTTGATTCAGGCTGACTAAGTGGaattacagaaaagaacaaacaaatgccTTGTATGGCGCTGGGAGTCCTTGCAATGTCACTGCAAATCCATCTCGTATCGTGTTTAAAAGGTCGGAACAGTCCAggtttattgttattgttaatgtttatttttaaataagctttattttttaatctcattcTTGAGTGAGGGAAGGCAAACGTGGCTCCCATCTTCAAGAAGGCCTTTCAACGAAGACCTCATGCGGACCCTtagcagaagtaaaaatgtgGCAAAGCACCTCTATAAGAGCCATTGGGTCCCTTTGGAGCAAGCAGTGTGGGTCCTTCTTATAAGGATGTGATGTGAGTAGTCCAGAGGGAAGACTTGGAACTACTCAGGATACTGGTAGTGAGAATTAACCTGGAGTCAGTCCTGAAGAGTAAAGGTGTCTGGAAAGCCTGGGTGCTCGTCCAGAAGGAAATCACAGGAGTGGGCTGTTCTGTGCCACAGGATGAGCTGGTGGGGAAGAAGACCAGTATGGGTGAGCAAGGGAGATTTTCCCAAGGCTCCAGGAGAAAAGGAGGGTCTAcctcctgtggaagaagggGTGGAGAGAGAATATAAAGAAGTTGTTAGGATGTAGAGGGAGAAAATTAGGGTCAGGCCGAGCCAGCATGGATTTGTGAAAGACAGGTTCTGCTTGACCAACATGATCTCCTATTGTGACTGGGTGACCAGCCTGGTAGATGAGGGATGTTGATGTAGACTACctagatttcagcaaagcctttgacattatctcccacagtattctcctgaggaAGCTGGCAGACCTGTTCTGGGAaggtacactctttgctgggtaaagaattGGCTGGAGTGCTGAGCCTGGATAGCAGCGGTGAATGGAGtaaaatccagctggtgactggtTATGAGTGGTGGTTCCCAAGGGAACCCCAGTCCCAAGGTTGGCATCTTTTCTCAGGTAAcattgataggactagagggaacagcttcaagttgcaccaggagaagttcaggttggatattaggaaaaactttttctccaaaagagtggtcaggcactggaataggctgcacagggaggtggttgagccACTATCCCTGGAGGGGGTCAAGGAAGGTGCAGATGTGCTACTAAGAAACATGGTTTCGTGGACAGTATTTCTGATAGGTCgacagttggactagacagTCTTAGAGGCCTTTGCCAacattaatgattttatgattctaagaagGAGAATCCAGCAAACTAAAGGATTAAAGACTCATCATCCTTATCACTGTCCATTGCAATGTTATGGAACAAATCCTCC
The sequence above is a segment of the Excalfactoria chinensis isolate bCotChi1 chromosome 1, bCotChi1.hap2, whole genome shotgun sequence genome. Coding sequences within it:
- the ESD gene encoding S-formylglutathione hydrolase, with protein sequence MALKQVSSNKCFEGFQKVFEHDSTELKCKMRFGIYLPPKAETGKCPVLYWLSGLTCTEQNFITKAGFQQAAAEHGLIVVAPDTSPRGCNIEGEDESWDFGTGAGFYVDATEDPWKTNYRMYSYIRDELPKLINANFPTNPERMSIFGHSMGGHGALILALKNPGKYKSVSAFSPICNPMQCQWGKKALGGYLGSDVSKWEAYDATQLVKSYPDSRLDILIDQGKDDQFLSAGQLLPDNFIAACTERKIPVVFRLQQGYDHSYFFIATFINDHIKHHAKFLNA